A window of the Deltaproteobacteria bacterium PRO3 genome harbors these coding sequences:
- a CDS encoding acyl-CoA desaturase yields MPLAAIWTGVRPRDLVICAVLLFGRMFFITAGYHRYFAHRSYKLGRVMQFIMAFGAMTSSQKGVLWWSGYHRHHHRYSDLQEDIHSPKKGFWWSHVGWIMCSKYHKPDYSLIPDFAKYPELRFLDRFWALPPVILAVSVLLLWGWSALWIGFFLSTVLLWHSTFFINSLAHVFGRRRYVTTDTSRNSLLLALLTLGEGWHNNHHHFQASVNQGFFWWEIDVTYYILKGLEFLGLAHDLRKPPAAALKRNLIRDGHLDIGMLRDLPAKALDAIAQTAQHTKDRIVEATQQVAGSIATTAQQTKDRLVEATQEAAESLAGAGRPGIDPVAR; encoded by the coding sequence ATGCCCTTGGCCGCGATCTGGACCGGAGTCCGGCCGCGCGACCTCGTGATCTGCGCGGTCCTGCTTTTCGGGCGGATGTTCTTCATCACGGCGGGCTACCATCGCTATTTCGCCCATCGCAGCTACAAGCTGGGCCGCGTCATGCAATTTATCATGGCCTTCGGAGCGATGACCTCCTCGCAGAAGGGCGTGCTGTGGTGGTCGGGCTATCACCGGCACCACCACCGTTACTCCGACCTGCAAGAGGACATCCATTCTCCTAAAAAAGGTTTTTGGTGGAGCCATGTCGGCTGGATCATGTGTTCGAAGTACCACAAGCCCGACTACTCGCTCATCCCCGACTTCGCGAAATACCCCGAGCTGCGCTTCTTGGATCGTTTTTGGGCCTTGCCGCCGGTGATCCTGGCCGTGTCGGTGTTGCTGCTGTGGGGTTGGAGCGCCCTGTGGATCGGCTTCTTCCTCTCGACGGTCCTGCTTTGGCACAGCACCTTCTTCATCAATTCGCTGGCGCATGTCTTCGGGCGCCGCCGCTACGTGACCACCGATACCTCGCGCAACTCCCTGCTGCTGGCGCTGCTCACGCTGGGCGAGGGCTGGCACAACAACCACCATCATTTTCAGGCCTCGGTCAACCAAGGCTTCTTCTGGTGGGAGATCGACGTGACCTATTATATTTTGAAGGGCCTGGAGTTCCTCGGTCTTGCCCACGACCTGCGCAAGCCGCCGGCCGCGGCCCTGAAGCGCAACCTGATCCGCGACGGCCATCTCGACATCGGCATGTTGAGGGACCTGCCCGCCAAGGCCTTGGACGCCATCGCCCAGACCGCGCAGCACACCAAAGATCGCATCGTCGAGGCGACACAGCAGGTGGCGGGGAGCATCGCCACGACGGCGCAGCAGACCAAGGATCGCCTGGTCGAAGCCACGCAGGAGGCGGCCGAGAGCCTCGCCGGCGCGGGCCGTCCGGGGATCGACCCCGTCGCGCGCTGA